One window from the genome of Nicotiana sylvestris chromosome 9, ASM39365v2, whole genome shotgun sequence encodes:
- the LOC138877729 gene encoding uncharacterized protein, with product MPKTSTGETPYSLVYGTDAVIPVEVGEPSLRYSNEIGPSNDESRLQDLDEVEERRDMAHIRMIAQKQQAESYYNKKAKVRPLRVGDYILKSKTQAAKDPNEGKLGKNWDGPYKITAVASK from the coding sequence ATGCCGAAAACCAGCACAGGTGAGACGCCGTATTCACTGGTCTATGGCACTGATGCAGTTATACCCGTTGAAGTCGGGGAACCTAGCCTGAGATACTCTAATGAGATTGGACCAAGCAACGACGAAAGCAGATTACAAGACCTGGATGAGGTCGAAGAACGAAGGGATATGGCACACATAAGGATgatagcccaaaaacaacaagcagaaagctactataacaagaaggccaaagtacgaCCACTCAGAGTCGGGGACTACATTCTAAAATCCAAAACACAAGCAGCGAaagacccgaatgaagggaaattGGGAAAAAACTGGGATGGGCCATATAAAATCACAGCAGTAGCAAGCAAATGA